Below is a genomic region from Sorghum bicolor cultivar BTx623 chromosome 9, Sorghum_bicolor_NCBIv3, whole genome shotgun sequence.
ATTTGTTTCCGGAAGAATACACAATTGTGACAGTTTGGCCGAGTGGTCTAAGGCGCCAGATTTAGGCTCTGGTCCGAAAGGGCGTGGGTTCAAATCCCACAGCTGTCACATTTTTTTCTCACATTAAGTTTTTAATAATGGGTATATTTGTAAccatatttttaaataatttttcCATGTTATTAAAACAGTAAAATGTATTGTACCTCCCTAAAGTTTTCATATATTTTCCTCTAGATCCATAAAATAAATCTTTTAGGATTTTAATCTGAATATATAAACTCTCAAAAAGTAAAAACGCATGGTCCATTTCGCTTATTGTAATAGAGATTTTCAACCATCTACCTTTTTGTCCCCTGTGCACTCTGGTTTGTGGAGTATGAATAAAACTTTTGAAGCCGAGCTTTGTCGAGCTATAGTATCAGCTCTTATAGATCAATTAGATATCATGATTAACATGTATTATTTTATCTGCATAGTACAATGTATGTTTATGTTTTTTTAATGAAAATGTATGTTTATGTAACAGAACATTCTTGTAATCTTTATTAAAGTGCAGCGTATGCGTCTGTCTCTATATATGTATCTTCactgtttgttgttgttgtcttAGCTTGTTGATAATATCTCCTATGTTAAATTCTTGCCTTTTTGCTCTTGACTATATAAATGAGAGTTTGAGAATTGAGTATACCTTAACTGGTTAGGTTTCTCGTGGCCATATCTGTATCTGTCTATGaagtctttttttaaaaaaaaagagaatataTTGATATTACAACCTCTACATCGATCAATGCATATAGCTAGTCATTATTAtagacaccaccaccaccacggacCAAGCAAACTCTAACAAAAGGTTTCGGtttaagaaaaaagaagaatccAAACTCGACAGCTAAAAAGCAATTCTATCACTAAATCTCCAACCGTGTCTTGTAAATACCTCCAAAGTAGTTGTCTCAATAACCGTGCAACTCATCTTTCTATCGAGTCCTTTAGAAATTAGAAGGTGAAATTAGGAGGTTTTTATATATTCTTAGATTTATTATTTCAATAGTAAAGAATGTGTCCGTTGATATTGAGACATATAGTTACTTTGccaatcttgatacattttagtCGTTCGAAAGTGATCATAGAGATAACTGATATACCTAAaggtgagttttttttttttacgaaCCTCATAGGTGGTGTTTGTGTACAGGTAAGAGTCTCTACGTGTCCGAATCTAAATTTAAACGAAAGAATAATAAAGAGCTGCTCCTATTTGATGTGCAATTTTGGGAGGGAGTGACGCGCACTCACGCTGGACGCAGCTCCTCAGAAACGAGGAATTATAGAGCCTCATCAACGCACACCCCCTAAAAATCGCGTTACTCACCTTCCATATTCTCTCCGTTATCAAATGCTTGCCATTCTCCGCCACGATCAACTCGTGTATAAATGATCACGCGCCGCTTCAGTGCGTCACGGCCTTGTGCAGTTTCTTCACCTTGCCATTCGCATCAAGGCTGTCTCTGCCTCGACGCCAAAGCTCCGATCCATGGCACTGTCGCCGGCGAGAGGTTGCTCGGTTCTCATGGCCCTGCTGCTCGTGGCCGTGGTCGCTGCCGCCGTTGCTGCGGCGCCGGCCGTGGCAGCGGCCGACGCGAAGTGGGCGCCGCCCGGGGAGCGCCACGGAGCGCACTCCCACAAGGCCCCGGCGCCAGCGCTGCCTTCGGCAGCTGCGCCAGCCGTAGCGCCTCCTACCCACgggacggcagcggcggcgcctgGCCCGGCCCCGGCGACGCCACCTCAGGGAGCGGAGGCGCCCGCCCCATCGCCTGACCACAGCGGCGGTGCGGCTGCTGCTGTGCTGTTCGCGTGGCCGACTGTGCTCCtggtcgccgccggcgccgtgGCCGCTGCGACGATGGTCTGAAACTCCGAATGCTGCGGtgtttgtgttttttttttttttttttttactgcgGTGCAGTGTTGGTCATAATGTAATCACTACTCAGTATATCTGATTGCGTTGTATTATGTGCAATGATGAAGAATCTTTGATGCACGTAAAGAGTTTCTCGCGGAAGAGGAACACACTGAAACTAACTCAGAAATCGGTGAGGAACATCAGTCATGATTGATAGAGTTTTGAGTGCCCATCCGGCAATCATCCCCATACATTGCGTGCCTGACCACGTCAGCTTGATCATCTTTCTGCAGATGGTAACTCAACAATGACAGCTCCTTGTTTCTAAAAAAAAGCACAAAACCATAAATTGTGGCATTCATGAATCTATTTGATTCGTTACCACAGGTTGCCATGTGACTCTGAGGCATGTTTGGGACTGTGTATCTCACGTTGCCAAACGAGTCACGATTCTTATTACCGCGCCAGACTCGACCACCGCGAAAATGAACAATGAACATGATTTTACGTATCGCAGTCGCAGCTCTCTCGTCGCTGCTCGTCTACTGCACCGTGTGGTGCCAGATCATCAGCGGCCTGCAGATCATGGTCTCGAACAGAATCTAAGGTGCTGTTTGGTTGACACATTTGTAACACGATTTAATTATATGGGTATCAGATGACATACGTCAGATCACGCTGGGAACTCTCTGTATTCAAACTAGTTACCGTTCATACTTGAGTGTAAATCATTACCGTTAACATTTGCATTACACTTAGTCTCCATTTGACACAGCTCAACTTAAAACAACTTCACCAATAACTTATGCATTGATGAGAGTGAGCTGGG
It encodes:
- the LOC110430010 gene encoding cyclin-dependent kinase inhibitor 1C-like, producing MALSPARGCSVLMALLLVAVVAAAVAAAPAVAAADAKWAPPGERHGAHSHKAPAPALPSAAAPAVAPPTHGTAAAAPGPAPATPPQGAEAPAPSPDHSGGAAAAVLFAWPTVLLVAAGAVAAATMV